A single Pradoshia eiseniae DNA region contains:
- a CDS encoding methionine/alanine import family NSS transporter small subunit, with amino-acid sequence MTGSAITMMVIGMVIIWGGLVASIANAVLKSKKKQA; translated from the coding sequence ATGACAGGAAGCGCCATTACCATGATGGTTATAGGCATGGTGATTATTTGGGGAGGACTTGTCGCCTCAATTGCCAATGCTGTGCTGAAATCAAAGAAAAAACAAGCATAA
- the yunB gene encoding sporulation protein YunB, which yields MFKKRAFKRQTLFPSGPLPMKHVLLISFGFFIVSTILAIWIVNKAIEPTLMKYAESETKKMASVVINKAIEESIAENKDLNEVISEIPKEGEQISVEGIRFNTEIINRFRADTTTRIQEALSEIEAGNLSAVDYLSTGSKKEGIIHEVPLGKVTNNALLGNMGPDIPVEIHSVSDVQSDVKTTLEPYGINNALIKVVLFVEVNAQVVVPFSSKPTKITTDVPIAMRTTSGQVPSYYNGNGGGGAGPAIQLPTK from the coding sequence TTGTTCAAAAAAAGGGCGTTTAAGAGACAGACATTATTTCCGAGCGGTCCCTTGCCGATGAAGCACGTTCTGCTCATCTCTTTTGGATTCTTTATTGTATCCACTATCCTGGCTATATGGATTGTGAATAAAGCTATCGAGCCTACATTGATGAAATATGCGGAATCGGAAACAAAGAAGATGGCAAGTGTTGTTATAAATAAGGCAATCGAGGAATCCATTGCTGAAAATAAAGATTTAAATGAAGTGATCTCGGAGATTCCAAAGGAAGGAGAACAAATTTCGGTAGAGGGTATCCGGTTTAACACGGAAATCATCAATCGGTTTCGTGCAGATACAACGACGCGGATACAGGAGGCCTTAAGCGAAATTGAAGCTGGGAATTTATCTGCTGTCGATTATTTGAGTACCGGCAGCAAAAAGGAAGGGATCATCCACGAAGTGCCTCTCGGTAAAGTGACAAACAACGCTTTGCTCGGTAATATGGGACCGGATATACCGGTGGAGATTCATTCGGTCAGTGATGTCCAGAGTGATGTGAAAACAACACTTGAGCCATACGGGATTAACAATGCGCTCATCAAGGTCGTTCTCTTCGTTGAAGTAAACGCTCAGGTGGTCGTTCCGTTTTCCTCTAAACCAACGAAGATTACCACCGATGTTCCGATTGCGATGAGGACAACTTCAGGCCAGGTACCTTCTTATTATAATGGTAATGGCGGAGGCGGAGCAGGACCTGCCATTCAGCTTCCAACAAAGTAG
- a CDS encoding M23 family metallopeptidase — translation MFYRLLFLLCLSICTYSFSPHSTEAAKANDEQELINRRMELYKRVEASTQLPWYYIAAFDQYERSVRLARNDLPDPSGTLSIMIPPDKWSGLANPNQHDSNPLSISFFEGMGMDGDQDGKADITNEYDQLAAITQYIMSYGADTDNFKIGVWEYYNRDRAVSIIMSNANLFRKHQTIDLQKKVFPLPLGSHYTYNSTWGVARGWGGRRTHEGTDIFAGYGVPVRSTCYGIIELKGWNKFGGWRIGIRDINNTYHYFAHLNGFAKDVKVGQLVEPGTLLGSVGSSGYGPPGTAGKFPPHLHYGMYKENGRTEWSFDPYPYLRLWERNERASMRR, via the coding sequence GTGTTCTATCGCTTACTGTTCCTCCTATGCTTATCAATATGCACATACTCTTTCAGCCCGCATAGTACAGAGGCTGCCAAAGCTAATGATGAGCAGGAATTGATCAATCGACGGATGGAATTATATAAACGTGTGGAAGCATCCACCCAGCTGCCCTGGTACTACATAGCGGCCTTTGATCAATATGAGCGCAGCGTACGTCTCGCAAGAAACGATTTGCCCGATCCGTCCGGTACACTTAGCATTATGATTCCGCCTGATAAATGGAGCGGGCTGGCTAATCCAAATCAACATGACTCTAACCCTTTATCCATATCCTTTTTCGAAGGGATGGGCATGGACGGAGATCAAGATGGGAAAGCCGACATTACGAATGAATACGATCAATTGGCCGCGATTACCCAATACATCATGTCCTATGGCGCTGATACAGATAACTTTAAAATCGGAGTATGGGAATATTATAACCGGGACCGCGCTGTCAGTATCATCATGAGCAATGCCAATCTATTCAGGAAACACCAAACCATTGATCTGCAAAAGAAAGTCTTTCCTCTTCCTCTCGGCAGCCATTATACCTATAACAGCACATGGGGAGTGGCAAGAGGCTGGGGCGGACGCCGCACGCATGAGGGAACGGATATCTTTGCGGGATATGGCGTACCGGTGAGGTCAACTTGTTATGGAATCATTGAATTAAAAGGCTGGAATAAATTTGGCGGCTGGAGAATCGGTATACGAGACATAAATAATACGTACCATTATTTCGCCCATTTAAATGGATTTGCAAAGGATGTTAAAGTAGGTCAGCTAGTAGAGCCAGGAACCCTATTAGGTTCTGTTGGCAGCTCAGGGTATGGCCCCCCAGGCACTGCTGGCAAATTCCCTCCTCATCTCCATTATGGTATGTACAAAGAAAATGGACGAACAGAGTGGTCATTTGACCCTTATCCCTATCTCCGCTTATGGGAACGAAATGAAAGAGCCTCGATGCGCAGATAA
- a CDS encoding YunC family protein, with product MVEIIPYEIGGRLFTGVSVQLPKTTLLVISNDKGYIMCGALDVGLLNERLADRKIIAGRAVGVKTLEELLHAPLESVTHEARKRGVTPGMTGIDALALFND from the coding sequence ATGGTGGAAATTATCCCTTATGAAATAGGCGGGAGGCTGTTTACCGGCGTTTCAGTTCAGCTCCCGAAAACAACTTTATTGGTTATATCTAATGATAAAGGTTATATTATGTGCGGGGCGCTGGATGTGGGATTATTAAATGAGCGACTGGCTGACCGCAAAATTATCGCAGGCAGGGCAGTTGGGGTGAAGACATTGGAAGAGCTGCTTCATGCCCCTCTTGAATCTGTGACCCATGAAGCGAGAAAAAGAGGCGTTACTCCCGGTATGACAGGGATAGATGCTCTTGCATTATTTAATGATTGA
- a CDS encoding sulfite exporter TauE/SafE family protein — MEFLLLVLIGLAAGFVGALVGLGGGIIIVPLLLFMSGGLLGVLTPQMAVGTSLFTLVFTGLSSALAYLKQGNVDYRSAFLFLIGIAPGSLAGGWANQFLQLDAFNIFFGLLMVFFSFLLMVRGKLKPKEKKQSGVARTYVDQDGTEHTYGYGVGFALSISFVVGFLSSLFGIGGGALMVPVMLLVFHFPPHLAVGTSMLLICLSAIIGSVTHIVSGNVVWVYALALIPGGWLGAKAGAYVNARMTSTTLVLALRIMLIVVGVKLIWEGAQALV, encoded by the coding sequence ATGGAATTTTTATTGCTTGTACTGATTGGTTTGGCAGCCGGTTTCGTAGGGGCACTGGTTGGTTTAGGCGGTGGCATCATTATCGTGCCGTTGCTCTTATTTATGTCAGGTGGTCTGCTTGGCGTTCTCACTCCGCAGATGGCAGTTGGGACGTCTTTGTTCACACTTGTGTTTACAGGTCTTTCTTCGGCCCTTGCCTATTTGAAGCAAGGAAACGTTGATTATCGCAGTGCTTTTTTATTTCTAATTGGAATTGCCCCCGGTAGCTTGGCAGGAGGCTGGGCCAATCAATTTTTACAGCTTGATGCCTTTAATATTTTCTTTGGTCTTCTCATGGTGTTTTTCTCTTTTTTATTGATGGTTAGGGGGAAGTTGAAGCCGAAGGAAAAAAAACAGAGCGGTGTGGCAAGGACTTATGTTGATCAGGATGGAACGGAACATACATACGGGTACGGAGTAGGATTTGCCCTGTCGATTTCCTTTGTCGTCGGATTCCTTTCTTCTTTGTTTGGGATTGGCGGCGGTGCCCTAATGGTGCCGGTCATGCTGCTTGTCTTTCATTTCCCGCCGCATCTTGCTGTTGGCACATCGATGCTATTAATATGCCTTTCTGCCATCATTGGCTCGGTGACGCATATTGTTAGCGGGAATGTTGTTTGGGTCTACGCTCTTGCCCTCATTCCTGGAGGATGGTTAGGAGCAAAAGCAGGAGCGTATGTCAATGCCCGAATGACAAGTACAACACTTGTCTTGGCGCTTAGGATTATGTTAATCGTGGTAGGTGTTAAATTGATTTGGGAAGGCGCGCAAGCCTTAGTATAG
- a CDS encoding sodium-dependent transporter — protein MNKERAQWGTRAGFIFAAVGSAIGLGNIWRFPSVAYENGGGAFFLPYLFALLTAGIPLLILEFTIGQKYRSSAPLSYFKIRKGAEWLGWWQVIVSFIIATYYAVILAWSLSYAYFSLNTSWGDDTEGYLFSSFLKVLPGENAGQIGSIVPNVFFPLLIVWVLALAILFAGVKKGIERANRVFIPLLVIMFGIIVIRAITLDNATAGLQAFFAPDWSQLTNGKVWVAAYSQIFFSLSIAFGIMITYASYLPKKTDITNNAFITGFANSGFELLAGIGVFATLGFMAGQLGVGVNEVVSGGIGLAFVVFPQIINEIPTWPGLFGFLFFASLFLAGMTSLISIAEVFISGFQEKFGISRRKSVAFGAGTAAVISILYATQGGLYIFDTVDRFINQYGVALAGLVEIIFIAWIARELSALQNHANSMSDIRLGAWWKICLGLITPIVLGFMMIQTFTTDLQSNYEGYPTSLIMTAGWGLSIAAVLIGVLFTRFKWKGIHSSIPQSPNHKGVAK, from the coding sequence ATGAATAAAGAGAGAGCCCAATGGGGAACGAGGGCAGGATTTATTTTTGCGGCTGTAGGATCCGCTATCGGGTTAGGGAACATTTGGCGTTTTCCATCCGTTGCGTATGAAAATGGAGGAGGAGCCTTCTTTCTTCCATACTTATTTGCCTTATTAACGGCAGGTATTCCGCTGCTAATCTTGGAATTTACTATTGGCCAGAAATATAGGAGCTCAGCACCGCTCAGCTATTTTAAGATTCGCAAAGGTGCTGAATGGCTCGGCTGGTGGCAGGTCATTGTTTCCTTCATCATCGCGACATATTATGCGGTGATTTTGGCATGGTCGCTATCCTATGCGTATTTTTCCCTCAACACGAGTTGGGGAGATGATACGGAAGGGTATTTATTTAGTTCATTTTTAAAGGTTCTTCCAGGAGAGAATGCAGGGCAGATTGGTTCGATTGTACCTAATGTATTCTTCCCGCTGTTAATTGTGTGGGTGTTGGCTCTTGCGATTCTTTTTGCTGGTGTCAAGAAGGGGATTGAACGGGCAAATCGAGTTTTTATCCCTTTATTGGTCATCATGTTCGGTATAATCGTTATTCGTGCCATTACTCTTGATAATGCGACTGCTGGTTTGCAGGCTTTCTTTGCGCCAGATTGGTCCCAGCTGACCAATGGGAAGGTATGGGTCGCTGCCTATTCACAAATTTTCTTTTCCTTATCCATTGCCTTTGGAATCATGATTACGTATGCAAGTTATTTGCCGAAGAAAACAGATATTACGAATAATGCCTTCATCACCGGCTTTGCGAACTCAGGCTTTGAGTTGTTAGCTGGGATTGGCGTATTTGCGACTCTCGGTTTTATGGCAGGGCAATTAGGTGTGGGGGTCAATGAGGTCGTAAGCGGCGGTATAGGACTTGCCTTTGTTGTCTTCCCGCAAATCATCAACGAGATTCCGACATGGCCAGGCCTTTTCGGGTTCCTGTTCTTCGCCAGTTTGTTCTTAGCAGGAATGACCTCCTTGATTTCGATAGCGGAGGTGTTTATCTCAGGCTTCCAAGAGAAATTCGGCATTTCACGGAGAAAGTCGGTTGCCTTCGGAGCTGGAACGGCTGCAGTCATCTCTATCCTGTATGCAACACAGGGCGGATTGTACATCTTTGACACGGTTGACCGCTTTATCAATCAATATGGTGTTGCGCTTGCAGGTTTGGTTGAAATTATCTTTATTGCCTGGATTGCAAGGGAGTTGTCTGCGCTGCAGAATCATGCGAACAGCATGTCAGACATTCGTCTTGGTGCCTGGTGGAAGATCTGCCTCGGATTAATTACGCCAATCGTTCTTGGATTCATGATGATTCAGACATTTACAACGGATCTTCAGAGCAATTACGAGGGTTATCCGACGAGCCTGATTATGACAGCCGGCTGGGGTCTTTCAATTGCTGCCGTTCTAATTGGTGTTCTATTCACTAGATTTAAGTGGAAGGGAATACATTCAAGTATCCCTCAATCTCCTAATCATAAGGGGGTGGCGAAATGA
- a CDS encoding DUF72 domain-containing protein gives MIYIGVTGWGDHDSLYPPAIKSRDKLAEYSAHFPVVEVDASFYAIQPIRNASKWVSETPENFKFVVKAYQGMTGHQRGDIPFATKAEMFTAFRDSLAPYMEAGKFAMALFQFPPWFDCKRENVEYLRYCKEQMGDIRVALEFRHQSWFAPSFRERTLEFMKKEGWIHSIVDEPQAGEGSIPTVPVVTDEEVTLIRMHGRNVHGWNKPNDTNWREVRYLYKYNKEELVEWTMRIQELAKHTKDIIVLFNNNSGGDAADNAKEFQSLLGINYEGLNAKQLDLF, from the coding sequence ATGATTTATATCGGTGTAACCGGGTGGGGAGATCATGATTCTCTTTATCCGCCTGCTATTAAATCAAGGGATAAGCTTGCGGAATATAGTGCGCATTTTCCTGTTGTGGAAGTGGATGCGTCCTTTTATGCGATTCAGCCTATCCGGAATGCTTCAAAGTGGGTAAGTGAAACTCCTGAGAATTTTAAGTTTGTCGTAAAGGCCTATCAGGGGATGACAGGGCATCAGCGAGGTGATATTCCGTTCGCTACAAAGGCTGAGATGTTTACGGCGTTTCGGGATTCTTTAGCCCCATATATGGAGGCCGGCAAGTTTGCGATGGCCCTTTTTCAATTTCCGCCTTGGTTTGATTGCAAGAGGGAGAATGTTGAGTATCTTCGCTATTGCAAGGAACAGATGGGGGATATCCGGGTCGCGCTTGAATTTCGGCACCAGTCTTGGTTTGCTCCTTCCTTCAGGGAGAGGACACTTGAATTCATGAAGAAGGAAGGGTGGATTCATTCGATTGTGGATGAGCCGCAAGCAGGCGAGGGTTCGATTCCGACAGTTCCTGTTGTGACGGATGAGGAAGTGACCTTAATCCGAATGCATGGTAGAAATGTCCACGGCTGGAATAAACCAAATGATACGAATTGGCGTGAAGTCCGCTATTTATATAAGTACAATAAGGAAGAACTAGTCGAATGGACAATGAGGATTCAGGAATTAGCGAAGCATACGAAGGATATTATTGTGTTGTTCAATAATAATTCCGGCGGAGATGCTGCTGATAATGCGAAGGAATTTCAGTCTTTGCTGGGTATTAATTATGAGGGCTTGAATGCGAAGCAGCTTGATTTATTCTGA
- a CDS encoding bifunctional metallophosphatase/5'-nucleotidase: MKETIHLLHVNDLHSHFEHWEKIVRYMDEQKELYESAGDIVYKLDIGDHVDRFHPFTEGTMGKGNIELLNAAGMDGATIGNNEGITLPHEALNHLYDEARFPVTVANLYDELGRRPNWALPYFIRTTPQGRKVAFFGVTAPFTELYRLLGWKLTDPYEEIGAVLKELEGQADLIVLLSHLGLPSDEWIAANYPGIHVILGGHTHHILHHGKVIGNTLICGAGKYGMFVGHVEITIDNGEITAVSSLKGMTDEGYTNKEIETANLLYNQGKAELSDVLLNITHPLTTDWFKTSDMPKLLCEGLREWCKTDCAFINAGLLLDGLDKGPITRFDLHRICPHPINPCILTVSGWELLSILAQTENPKWPHFQVKGLGFRGSVMGMFVYDGVEKKDGDWRIHGERILKRAEYTLAIPDMFTFGYLFPEIKDVKRKRYLMPEFLRDLLGWKLAQSAR; this comes from the coding sequence ATGAAGGAAACGATTCATTTATTACATGTTAATGATCTACATAGCCATTTTGAACATTGGGAAAAAATCGTCCGTTATATGGATGAGCAGAAGGAGCTATATGAGAGCGCTGGGGATATCGTCTATAAGCTCGATATAGGAGATCATGTCGATCGTTTCCACCCTTTTACAGAAGGAACGATGGGAAAAGGGAATATTGAACTATTAAATGCAGCTGGCATGGATGGTGCCACTATCGGCAATAACGAGGGTATCACTCTTCCCCATGAAGCACTTAATCATTTGTATGATGAGGCGCGTTTCCCGGTGACGGTGGCTAATCTATATGATGAGTTGGGAAGGCGGCCTAACTGGGCGCTGCCCTATTTCATCCGCACGACCCCTCAGGGCAGGAAAGTCGCTTTTTTCGGTGTAACAGCGCCATTTACAGAGCTCTATCGTCTGCTGGGGTGGAAGCTGACGGATCCGTATGAGGAAATTGGAGCTGTACTTAAGGAGCTGGAAGGGCAAGCGGATCTAATCGTGCTATTATCCCATTTAGGGCTGCCGTCGGATGAGTGGATTGCTGCAAACTATCCGGGGATTCATGTGATTCTTGGCGGGCATACGCATCATATTCTTCATCATGGAAAAGTGATTGGTAATACGCTTATATGCGGGGCAGGCAAGTATGGAATGTTTGTCGGTCATGTGGAAATTACGATAGATAACGGAGAAATAACAGCTGTGTCATCGTTAAAAGGGATGACGGATGAGGGATATACGAACAAGGAGATTGAAACGGCTAATCTTCTATATAATCAAGGGAAAGCAGAGCTCTCAGATGTGCTTCTCAATATTACACATCCATTGACAACGGACTGGTTTAAGACCTCTGATATGCCCAAACTTTTGTGTGAGGGATTGAGGGAATGGTGCAAGACAGATTGCGCATTCATTAATGCAGGCTTATTGCTGGATGGTCTTGATAAAGGTCCAATCACAAGATTTGATTTACATAGGATATGTCCGCATCCAATTAATCCATGTATTCTGACCGTTTCCGGCTGGGAGCTGCTTAGTATATTGGCACAAACCGAAAATCCGAAATGGCCGCATTTTCAAGTGAAAGGACTTGGATTCCGTGGTTCTGTTATGGGAATGTTCGTGTATGATGGCGTGGAAAAGAAAGATGGCGATTGGAGAATCCATGGAGAGAGGATTCTAAAGAGGGCTGAATATACATTAGCCATACCTGATATGTTCACATTTGGCTATTTATTTCCTGAGATTAAGGATGTGAAGCGGAAACGCTACTTGATGCCTGAATTCCTGCGCGACCTATTGGGCTGGAAATTAGCCCAATCTGCTCGATAA
- a CDS encoding multicopper oxidase domain-containing protein → MIRRFHIVAIPIRIVVNKFGDHDPDGMMYVLKENVNIVQKKVKHHPFTPVDLVEPLVIRANVGDDIEITFENKLPFNTSMHIQNTEYDVFTSDGAFVGINPDTTVEPNEKIVYKWKVTQEGVHFFSDLGNTLSSELGSNVHGLFGALFVEPRGSWWTDPVTGKPIDSGCFADVHNRLLPSYREFGWFFHDEMEVDDLTGQAPISPHTLQPEATHLINYRAEPMRNRMRLIQEGVVCPDCEGEEVHHDSWVFGDPDTPILRAYIGDPIKIRLVHGGVQETHSFHYHVHQWLFEPTDVDSELVDVQAISPQTHYTVSPLYGAGSLQGAMGDAIIHCHLYPHFGEGMWGMQRNFDTLQDGSQCYPNGLPIKALQPLPDRPLPPRPTPEKPGFPGFIPGIVGSKAPRPPLGIVGGREATRIEKSHFAPNARPGAVFVNPCIPDVTPEREFHVVLMQMPIVYNNQGWHDPEGRLYVLAEDEEDVRSGRKAPEPLVLRANAGECIHFKFTNKLPETIGGNAFQLVNRTYEAGMHVHFVKFDVLVADGANVGWNYDSGILPGETIRYQWFADVELKATFWHDHLFANEHQQHGVFASINVQARGSKFLDSRTGREIESGTQATIVNPLIPDFRELTLFVQDFTLLFDKDGCPLNPPPFPGSPDDPGVMGVNYRNEPIQFRLKEPDCDPAYVFSSWVHGDPVTPMLQTYNGDPVRIRLLQGAHEESHSFNLHRQRWHRERLDLDSEIDQQQHLVIAESFTLEFNIEGEGDFDMLYHYGSVDDIWLGNWGIFRTFEKKVPHLIPLPDREPPPKREKPLPNPTGKKPPIASQPEKPYPPNAVVRRYEVVALNASIQYNDAGDHDPFGIIFALKEDVPNILKGDLNPEPLIIRANTGEWVEITLHNRLEDHFHHEKKHGYPFVPVNAPFPPSKRISLHAQHVIYDVRHSDGATVGFNDDQTIAPGQSITYRWYIDRDFGSANLWDMADVRNHRHHGAFGMLIGEPRGSDYLDPMTRKEVNRGSQVVISNPLLYEFREFALLMHDGVRLVDKDGKLIIDPEPLFVEPEEELADPEDQGSRGFNFRSERFHHRIDHPNEVFKVFSTRGDNKDPAIPLFLAYPGDPVTLRFVFPADKPRTHTFTIHGHKFFRSREDMNSSIISADGFNTVGSSDNFELLYGAGGLLREAGDYLYRSGLIRWDIELGMWGIMRVLKDKTDSLKPLQSKTKKVYKDDSK, encoded by the coding sequence ATGATTAGACGCTTTCATATTGTGGCCATTCCTATCCGTATTGTTGTGAATAAATTTGGCGATCATGATCCCGATGGCATGATGTATGTTTTGAAGGAAAATGTGAATATTGTACAAAAAAAGGTGAAACATCATCCATTTACTCCTGTTGATTTAGTAGAGCCCCTCGTGATTCGTGCTAACGTAGGCGATGACATCGAAATTACCTTTGAAAACAAACTCCCTTTTAATACCTCCATGCACATTCAAAACACCGAATACGATGTTTTTACTTCTGACGGTGCCTTTGTTGGGATAAATCCAGATACGACCGTTGAACCAAATGAAAAAATCGTTTATAAGTGGAAAGTCACTCAGGAAGGCGTTCATTTCTTTTCAGATTTAGGCAATACGTTATCGAGTGAATTAGGAAGCAATGTTCATGGGTTGTTTGGCGCTCTTTTCGTAGAACCTCGTGGATCGTGGTGGACGGACCCTGTTACAGGTAAACCGATTGATAGCGGCTGTTTTGCTGATGTTCATAACAGGCTGCTTCCTTCTTACCGAGAATTCGGGTGGTTTTTCCACGATGAAATGGAAGTGGATGATTTAACAGGACAAGCACCTATTAGTCCCCATACCCTTCAGCCAGAAGCGACACATCTAATCAATTATCGTGCTGAACCGATGCGGAATAGGATGAGATTGATTCAGGAGGGGGTCGTTTGTCCAGATTGTGAAGGTGAAGAGGTTCATCATGATTCATGGGTGTTCGGTGATCCGGATACACCGATTCTGCGAGCTTATATCGGAGATCCGATAAAAATCAGGCTGGTTCATGGTGGTGTCCAAGAGACCCATTCCTTTCATTACCATGTCCATCAATGGTTATTTGAACCAACAGATGTGGATTCGGAGCTAGTGGATGTACAGGCCATTTCCCCTCAAACTCATTATACGGTTTCTCCTCTCTACGGGGCAGGAAGCTTACAAGGCGCAATGGGGGATGCGATTATACACTGCCATCTTTACCCGCACTTTGGAGAAGGAATGTGGGGGATGCAACGCAACTTTGATACCTTACAGGATGGCAGTCAATGTTATCCAAATGGTTTACCCATTAAGGCCTTGCAGCCATTGCCTGATCGGCCGTTGCCTCCAAGACCGACGCCAGAGAAGCCAGGATTTCCAGGTTTTATTCCAGGTATCGTAGGATCGAAAGCGCCACGTCCACCGCTGGGGATTGTGGGAGGAAGAGAAGCCACTAGGATTGAAAAGAGTCATTTCGCACCAAATGCTCGACCGGGAGCCGTATTTGTTAATCCTTGTATACCGGATGTAACACCTGAAAGGGAATTTCATGTTGTCTTAATGCAAATGCCAATTGTCTATAATAACCAAGGATGGCACGATCCGGAGGGCCGATTATATGTGTTAGCAGAAGATGAAGAGGATGTACGCTCTGGAAGAAAGGCGCCGGAACCACTTGTGTTAAGGGCTAATGCCGGTGAATGCATTCACTTTAAATTCACCAATAAATTGCCTGAAACAATTGGAGGGAATGCTTTCCAATTGGTGAACCGAACTTATGAAGCAGGCATGCATGTTCACTTTGTTAAATTTGACGTTCTTGTAGCAGATGGTGCAAATGTAGGCTGGAACTATGATTCGGGAATTCTTCCGGGTGAAACGATCCGTTACCAATGGTTTGCCGATGTTGAATTAAAAGCGACCTTTTGGCATGATCATCTATTTGCTAATGAGCATCAGCAGCATGGTGTTTTTGCCAGTATTAATGTTCAAGCGAGAGGCTCAAAATTCTTAGATTCACGTACAGGAAGAGAAATCGAATCAGGAACCCAGGCAACCATCGTAAATCCATTAATTCCAGATTTCCGTGAGCTGACTTTATTTGTACAGGATTTTACCCTGCTATTTGATAAAGACGGCTGTCCCTTAAATCCTCCTCCGTTTCCAGGTTCCCCAGATGATCCTGGGGTAATGGGCGTTAATTATCGAAATGAGCCTATTCAGTTCCGTTTAAAGGAACCGGATTGTGACCCTGCTTATGTCTTTAGTTCTTGGGTTCATGGTGACCCTGTAACGCCTATGTTACAAACCTATAATGGAGATCCTGTGCGAATTCGTCTTCTACAAGGGGCTCATGAAGAATCGCATAGTTTTAACCTCCATCGCCAGAGATGGCATAGAGAAAGGCTGGATTTAGACTCAGAAATCGATCAGCAGCAGCATCTTGTCATAGCTGAATCATTTACTTTGGAATTTAATATCGAAGGAGAGGGTGACTTCGATATGCTTTACCATTATGGAAGTGTTGATGACATTTGGTTAGGAAACTGGGGGATATTCAGAACCTTCGAGAAAAAAGTGCCGCATTTAATTCCGCTGCCAGATAGAGAGCCGCCTCCAAAAAGAGAGAAACCTTTACCGAATCCAACCGGGAAGAAGCCTCCAATCGCATCTCAGCCAGAAAAACCTTACCCGCCTAATGCGGTTGTTCGAAGGTATGAGGTGGTTGCATTAAATGCTTCTATCCAGTATAACGATGCTGGAGATCACGATCCTTTTGGCATTATCTTTGCCCTCAAGGAGGATGTGCCTAATATCTTGAAAGGAGATTTAAATCCGGAACCTCTTATTATACGTGCCAATACCGGTGAGTGGGTGGAAATAACTCTTCATAATCGATTGGAAGATCACTTCCATCACGAGAAAAAACATGGCTATCCGTTTGTGCCGGTGAATGCTCCATTTCCTCCATCCAAGCGTATATCCCTGCATGCCCAACATGTGATATACGATGTCAGACATTCTGATGGCGCAACGGTTGGATTTAATGATGACCAGACAATCGCTCCAGGGCAAAGTATTACGTATCGCTGGTATATCGACCGTGACTTCGGATCTGCTAATCTCTGGGATATGGCCGATGTCCGAAATCATCGCCATCATGGAGCCTTTGGCATGCTGATTGGAGAGCCAAGAGGATCAGATTATCTAGATCCAATGACGAGAAAGGAAGTAAATAGAGGCAGTCAAGTCGTTATTTCGAATCCCTTATTATATGAATTTAGAGAGTTTGCTCTATTAATGCATGATGGGGTTAGGCTTGTAGATAAGGATGGAAAACTAATCATTGATCCGGAACCGCTTTTTGTTGAACCAGAAGAAGAACTGGCGGACCCTGAAGATCAAGGTTCAAGAGGATTCAACTTTCGTTCAGAGAGGTTCCACCATCGGATAGATCATCCAAACGAAGTGTTTAAAGTATTTAGTACAAGAGGAGACAATAAAGATCCAGCAATCCCATTGTTTTTGGCCTACCCTGGGGATCCCGTGACGCTGCGGTTTGTATTTCCAGCTGACAAACCTAGGACGCATACCTTTACCATCCATGGGCATAAATTCTTTAGAAGCCGAGAGGATATGAATTCTTCTATTATATCAGCTGATGGGTTCAACACCGTAGGTTCAAGTGACAACTTTGAATTACTTTATGGAGCTGGCGGTTTGTTGCGGGAAGCAGGAGATTACTTGTATCGTTCAGGTCTAATCAGATGGGATATTGAATTAGGAATGTGGGGAATTATGCGGGTTCTAAAGGATAAAACCGATTCTTTAAAACCATTGCAATCAAAAACGAAAAAGGTTTATAAGGATGATTCAAAATGA